One window of Paenibacillus albicereus genomic DNA carries:
- a CDS encoding HK97 gp10 family phage protein, producing the protein MGGIAAWRLDDPDQLLRKLRELEKRAPVELERHLLEQAEAAARSAAARMPPGSSELAKGWRVGPVKRASRVLSVEISHPAPEAARLEYGTEGEGGQRGRFMLALALAELERDWPRRLESVLETLFSGKGAGR; encoded by the coding sequence ATGGGAGGAATCGCAGCCTGGAGGCTGGACGATCCGGACCAGCTGCTGCGCAAGCTGAGGGAGCTGGAAAAACGGGCGCCGGTCGAGCTGGAGCGGCATCTGCTGGAGCAGGCGGAAGCGGCGGCTCGATCCGCTGCGGCGCGGATGCCGCCGGGAAGCAGCGAGCTGGCGAAGGGCTGGCGCGTGGGACCTGTGAAGCGCGCGAGCCGGGTGCTGTCGGTGGAGATCAGCCACCCGGCGCCGGAAGCCGCCCGTCTCGAGTACGGGACGGAGGGCGAGGGCGGTCAGCGGGGGCGCTTCATGCTGGCGCTCGCGCTGGCGGAGCTGGAGCGTGACTGGCCCCGGCGGCTGGAGAGCGTGCTGGAGACGCTGTTCTCCGGGAAAGGAGCAGGCCGATGA
- a CDS encoding phage tail assembly chaperone, with the protein MTKNMAFFMKGKVTHEAIQEEVAITKRFLDDKGEPIPFVFTSLPPKRIEELQEDCTRKVSRKGKVVDEVFDAKRLGLRIALESTVYPDFRSPELL; encoded by the coding sequence ATGACGAAGAACATGGCGTTTTTCATGAAGGGCAAGGTGACGCACGAGGCAATTCAGGAGGAAGTCGCCATCACGAAGCGCTTTCTCGATGACAAGGGCGAGCCGATCCCGTTCGTTTTCACCAGCCTGCCGCCAAAGCGAATCGAGGAGCTGCAGGAGGACTGCACGCGCAAGGTGAGCAGAAAGGGCAAGGTCGTCGACGAGGTCTTCGACGCGAAGCGCCTGGGCTTGCGCATCGCACTCGAGTCGACCGTCTACCCGGACTTCCGATCGCCGGAACTGCTGTAA
- a CDS encoding tyrosine-type recombinase/integrase — protein sequence MLFYTGLRIGEALGLNWNDIDLEVNQLRVNKTLDITTRETTTTKTAGSVGYNPFPTFISKALAAIKKNPQKSSTDSTKVTMFSEVPIPTIIRILAKSTNWYFPSSEYTI from the coding sequence TTGCTTTTTTACACCGGCTTACGCATCGGTGAAGCTCTCGGACTTAACTGGAATGATATCGATCTTGAAGTCAATCAACTTCGTGTGAACAAAACGCTAGACATCACAACACGGGAAACGACTACGACAAAAACGGCCGGAAGTGTGGGCTATAATCCATTCCCGACTTTCATAAGCAAGGCGCTTGCGGCAATAAAAAAGAATCCGCAGAAAAGTTCTACGGATTCAACGAAAGTTACTATGTTTTCGGAGGTGCCAATCCCTACCATTATTCGCATTTTAGCAAAAAGTACAAACTGGTATTTCCCGAGCTCCGAATACACGATTTAA
- a CDS encoding RNA polymerase subunit sigma-24 — protein MERLDNRAAAVLERKPLDELLDELDNRQVESLVRDECRRWRELKMQIKVLGSYSIGAGMTVSRLNQEDQLQDLHRRLKGMPSYMYLSAREQKLETVAHAYLEPDKHPLGTKAQLAAIPTRGHDLEDDRLLRELRGKLEKVIEARAGRIGDYDAVLERMAKLQRLQAELEQLDETMRLAEEQQEGYGSLIRLYYVEKRTAEACAMELCISRPTFFRWKPQAARLFLRIREWQRD, from the coding sequence ATGGAACGACTCGACAATCGCGCAGCGGCGGTGCTGGAGCGGAAGCCGCTGGACGAGCTGCTGGATGAGCTGGACAATCGGCAGGTAGAAAGCCTGGTCCGCGACGAATGCCGCCGCTGGCGCGAACTGAAGATGCAGATCAAGGTGCTCGGCAGTTATTCGATCGGAGCCGGGATGACCGTCAGCCGCCTCAATCAGGAGGACCAGCTGCAGGACCTGCACCGCCGTCTGAAAGGGATGCCTTCCTATATGTACCTGAGCGCTCGCGAGCAGAAGCTGGAGACGGTCGCTCATGCGTACCTCGAACCGGACAAGCATCCGCTCGGCACGAAAGCGCAGCTGGCGGCGATCCCGACAAGAGGGCATGACTTGGAGGACGACCGGCTGCTGAGGGAGCTGAGGGGCAAGCTGGAGAAGGTGATCGAGGCTCGCGCAGGGCGGATCGGCGATTATGACGCGGTGCTGGAGCGGATGGCGAAGCTGCAGCGGCTGCAGGCCGAGCTGGAGCAGCTGGATGAGACGATGCGGCTCGCGGAGGAGCAGCAGGAAGGGTACGGCAGCCTGATCCGGCTGTATTACGTCGAGAAGCGGACGGCCGAGGCTTGCGCGATGGAGCTTTGCATCTCCCGCCCGACGTTCTTCCGCTGGAAGCCGCAGGCGGCCCGGCTGTTCCTGCGGATTCGGGAATGGCAGCGGGATTGA
- a CDS encoding ImmA/IrrE family metallo-endopeptidase — translation MSKYERLLKQTPILLREDADLPEPIKGLYMETRAVQAILLSRSLRTSADKACILAEELGHYHTTAGDITDQSVIANRKQEKLARNWGYEKLVPLSELIGAYLAGCRNAFEIADYLEVTEAFLQESIVHYQEKYGQMVVLDRFTLYFDPLGVVEMFER, via the coding sequence ATGTCCAAATATGAACGCCTGCTGAAGCAGACGCCCATCCTACTTCGCGAGGACGCCGACTTGCCTGAACCGATCAAGGGGCTGTACATGGAAACGCGCGCCGTGCAGGCGATCCTGCTCAGCCGCAGCCTGCGCACGTCGGCCGACAAGGCGTGCATCCTGGCGGAGGAGCTCGGGCACTACCATACGACCGCGGGCGACATCACCGACCAGTCCGTCATCGCCAACCGCAAGCAGGAGAAGCTCGCTCGCAACTGGGGCTACGAGAAGCTCGTTCCGCTGTCGGAGCTGATCGGCGCCTATCTCGCCGGCTGCCGCAACGCCTTCGAGATCGCCGACTACCTGGAGGTGACCGAGGCGTTCCTGCAGGAGTCGATCGTCCACTACCAGGAGAAGTACGGCCAGATGGTCGTGCTCGACCGGTTCACGCTTTATTTCGATCCGCTCGGCGTCGTGGAGATGTTCGAGCGCTGA
- a CDS encoding helix-turn-helix domain-containing protein, whose translation MEKGGKTVMSLGKRIREYRVKRGLTQMQLASKLQMSEANISSYERDKSAPPSDKLSQLAELLGVSSDYLLAGSVAASPSLQELELELSEEQILTLAAHRIGHEGPLTGQELEQIKLALRIALAKP comes from the coding sequence ATGGAAAAGGGAGGAAAGACCGTCATGTCGCTCGGCAAACGAATACGGGAATACCGGGTCAAACGAGGCTTGACTCAAATGCAGCTCGCGTCGAAGCTCCAGATGTCGGAAGCGAACATATCCAGCTACGAACGGGACAAGAGCGCCCCGCCGAGCGACAAGCTCAGCCAGCTGGCGGAGCTGCTCGGCGTCTCCTCGGACTATCTGCTCGCCGGCTCCGTGGCCGCCTCCCCCAGCCTTCAGGAGCTGGAGCTGGAGCTGTCGGAGGAGCAGATCCTGACGCTTGCCGCGCACCGGATCGGTCATGAAGGGCCGCTGACCGGCCAGGAGCTGGAGCAGATCAAGCTCGCGCTGCGCATCGCCTTGGCCAAGCCGTAA